The following are from one region of the Rosistilla carotiformis genome:
- a CDS encoding ABC transporter permease, translating to MKNTAAYRSLIQYAGLLGVLALLIVVFASSSENFLQARTFISIANQIPDLTLVAVGMTLVLVVGGIDLSVGSILAFSSAVLGALMVDWQWSLWASIPFCILAGAACGLFNGCVSVLARIPSFIVTLGMLEIARGGTKLVTDSQTKYIGQAVESIGQPIAGLSLSPAFLMAIAAVVGGQLLLTRTVFGRYCVAIGTNEEAVRMSGVRPAPYAIGVFVISGVMCGLAGLTYASRLSTADPNAAIGLELSAIAACVIGGTSLMGGRGNVINSFLGVLIIAVLQTGLAQIGVSDPMKQIITGSVIVVAVLLDAIRSRWGNTAAS from the coding sequence ATGAAAAACACCGCCGCCTATCGTTCGTTGATCCAATACGCCGGCCTGCTGGGCGTGCTGGCGTTGCTGATTGTTGTGTTCGCTTCGTCGAGCGAGAACTTCCTGCAAGCCCGCACCTTCATTTCGATCGCCAACCAGATCCCCGACCTGACTCTGGTCGCCGTTGGGATGACGTTGGTCTTGGTCGTTGGTGGGATCGATCTGTCGGTCGGTTCGATCCTCGCCTTCTCCTCTGCGGTCTTAGGCGCCTTGATGGTCGATTGGCAATGGTCGCTGTGGGCATCGATTCCGTTTTGCATCCTGGCCGGCGCGGCCTGCGGATTGTTTAACGGTTGCGTTTCGGTGCTGGCAAGAATCCCATCGTTCATCGTCACGTTGGGGATGCTGGAGATCGCGCGCGGCGGGACGAAACTGGTTACCGATTCGCAAACCAAATACATCGGGCAGGCGGTCGAATCGATCGGTCAGCCGATCGCTGGGCTCTCGCTGTCGCCAGCTTTCCTGATGGCGATCGCCGCTGTCGTCGGCGGGCAACTGCTGCTGACGCGGACCGTTTTCGGGCGTTACTGCGTCGCGATCGGGACCAACGAAGAAGCGGTTCGGATGTCGGGAGTCCGCCCGGCACCCTATGCGATCGGCGTGTTTGTCATCAGCGGCGTGATGTGTGGACTGGCCGGATTGACCTACGCTTCGCGATTGTCGACAGCCGACCCTAACGCGGCGATTGGCTTGGAGCTATCCGCGATCGCCGCCTGCGTAATCGGAGGGACGAGCCTGATGGGCGGCCGCGGCAACGTGATCAATTCGTTCTTAGGCGTGCTGATCATCGCCGTCCTGCAAACGGGGCTGGCTCAGATCGGCGTTTCCGACCCGATGAAACAGATCATCACCGGCAGTGTGATCGTCGTCGCCGTCTTGCTGGATGCGATTCGCAGCCGCTGGGGCAACACCGCCGCCAGTTGA
- a CDS encoding sugar ABC transporter ATP-binding protein: MSDPLLLSVRNLTKRYAVKVLDDVSIDFHAGEIHALLGANGAGKSTLCRIIAGLTRSTSGTMQIAGHAFAPENKRAAEAAGVQIVQQELNQIATLSVAENIMIGRLPARFGVVDRGELHRRARIALDRFGLQEIDTHAITGSLGVGRQQMIEIATALDRDCRVLILDEPTAALSAGESETLFTWLNKLRQQGVGIIYISHRLDEVARLSDRITVLRDGKFICTRQTADVDRDAMVDLMTGESTENQAGDEYVSHQTDRVAMRVEGMSRGRWVRDVSFSVNRGERLGIAGLVGAGRTELLRLIFAADRADSGAVYLNDESTPRRFADPSDAVAAGLAMVTEDRKENGLLLSQSIRANTTLASMNRLFSAGGWIRGAAERQMADRMRESMETRCTSIEQTVGTLSGGNQQKVAVAKWLVRDADIFLFDEPTRGIDVAARRRIYRLFETLAREEKSLVIVSSDLEELLETCDRIAVMSAGRLVASFARSDWSTEQIMQAAFASPDTVAVG; encoded by the coding sequence GTGAGTGACCCGCTGTTGCTTTCGGTCCGAAACCTGACCAAACGTTATGCGGTCAAGGTCTTGGACGATGTGTCGATCGATTTCCACGCCGGAGAGATCCATGCGCTGCTGGGCGCGAACGGGGCGGGCAAAAGCACCCTGTGCCGGATCATCGCCGGCTTGACGCGATCGACCTCCGGGACGATGCAGATCGCTGGCCATGCTTTTGCGCCGGAGAACAAACGGGCCGCCGAGGCGGCCGGCGTGCAGATCGTCCAACAAGAGTTAAACCAGATCGCCACGCTCTCGGTCGCTGAAAACATCATGATCGGCCGCTTGCCCGCTCGGTTTGGCGTCGTCGATCGGGGCGAACTGCACCGCCGCGCCCGAATCGCCTTGGATCGCTTCGGCTTGCAAGAGATCGACACCCACGCGATCACTGGTTCATTGGGCGTGGGGCGGCAGCAGATGATCGAGATCGCCACGGCGCTAGATCGCGATTGCCGTGTGTTGATCCTCGACGAACCGACAGCGGCGTTGAGCGCTGGTGAATCCGAAACGCTCTTCACGTGGCTGAACAAGTTGCGGCAACAAGGCGTCGGGATCATCTACATCTCGCATCGACTCGACGAAGTGGCGAGGCTCTCCGACCGGATCACGGTCCTCCGCGATGGAAAGTTCATCTGCACACGGCAGACTGCCGATGTCGACCGTGATGCGATGGTCGACCTGATGACCGGTGAAAGCACCGAAAACCAGGCGGGCGACGAGTATGTGTCGCATCAAACCGATCGTGTTGCGATGCGAGTCGAAGGAATGTCGCGCGGTCGCTGGGTTCGCGACGTTTCGTTTTCGGTAAATCGTGGCGAACGCTTGGGAATCGCCGGGCTGGTCGGCGCCGGGCGAACCGAACTGCTGCGACTGATCTTTGCCGCCGATCGCGCCGATAGCGGCGCAGTCTACCTCAACGACGAATCGACGCCGCGTCGCTTCGCCGATCCGAGCGATGCGGTTGCGGCGGGATTGGCGATGGTGACCGAAGACCGCAAGGAAAACGGACTGTTGCTGTCCCAATCGATCCGCGCCAACACGACCCTCGCCTCGATGAACCGACTCTTTTCCGCGGGTGGATGGATCCGCGGTGCCGCTGAACGGCAGATGGCCGATCGGATGCGCGAGTCGATGGAGACGCGTTGCACTAGCATCGAACAGACCGTTGGGACACTCAGCGGCGGCAACCAGCAAAAGGTTGCCGTGGCGAAGTGGTTGGTCCGCGATGCCGATATCTTTTTGTTCGACGAACCGACGCGTGGGATCGACGTCGCCGCGCGGCGGCGGATCTATCGGCTGTTCGAAACCTTGGCTCGCGAGGAAAAGTCGCTGGTGATCGTCAGCAGTGATCTGGAAGAACTGCTGGAAACCTGCGACCGGATCGCCGTCATGTCGGCAGGCAGATTGGTCGCCAGTTTCGCTCGCAGCGATTGGTCGACGGAACAGATCATGCAAGCCGCCTTTGCATCCCCAGACACTGTTGCTGTCGGCTGA
- a CDS encoding sugar ABC transporter substrate-binding protein, which translates to MKTNKRRSLPLILSAIAMMVLAGGCSSKTATNESADPAAAGKPRIALVMKSLANEFFSTMEKGAEAHQAANSDQYELLVNGIKDESDLGRQVALVDEMVAAGVDAIVIAPADSKALVPALRKAQQAGVVVVNIDNRLDAEVLKSEKVTIPFVGPDNQAGAKQVGDLLAASLAKGDQVAVLEGKTTAFNGIQRRLGFEAAMKQAGMEIASSQSADWETNKANTIAASMLSEHPQIKAILAANDSMALGAVAAIKSAGKTGEVLVVGFDNIGAVQQLIREEKVLATADQHGDQLAVYGIETALKILKDPAAATEDVQTPVDLVTKETLAQ; encoded by the coding sequence ATGAAAACGAACAAACGACGCTCCCTGCCGTTGATCCTCTCGGCAATCGCAATGATGGTGTTGGCCGGCGGATGCAGTTCCAAAACCGCGACCAACGAATCGGCCGATCCCGCCGCGGCGGGCAAGCCGCGAATCGCATTAGTGATGAAGTCGCTGGCGAACGAATTCTTTTCGACGATGGAAAAGGGAGCCGAAGCACACCAAGCGGCGAACAGCGATCAATACGAACTGCTGGTCAACGGCATCAAAGATGAATCCGATCTCGGCCGCCAAGTTGCGTTGGTCGACGAGATGGTGGCGGCGGGAGTCGACGCGATCGTGATCGCTCCGGCCGATTCCAAAGCGTTGGTCCCGGCGCTTCGCAAGGCTCAGCAGGCTGGCGTGGTTGTCGTCAACATCGACAATCGCCTGGATGCCGAAGTGCTGAAGTCGGAAAAGGTGACGATTCCGTTTGTTGGTCCCGACAACCAAGCCGGCGCAAAACAGGTCGGCGATCTGCTGGCCGCTTCGCTCGCCAAAGGGGATCAGGTCGCAGTCCTCGAAGGAAAGACGACCGCCTTCAACGGGATCCAACGTCGACTCGGATTCGAAGCGGCGATGAAGCAGGCTGGGATGGAAATCGCCAGCAGCCAATCGGCCGACTGGGAAACGAACAAGGCGAACACGATCGCCGCTTCGATGCTCAGCGAACATCCGCAGATCAAAGCGATCCTGGCGGCCAACGACTCGATGGCGCTAGGCGCTGTGGCGGCGATCAAGTCGGCTGGCAAAACGGGCGAAGTTCTGGTTGTCGGTTTCGACAACATCGGCGCGGTTCAGCAATTGATCCGCGAGGAGAAGGTCTTGGCCACAGCGGATCAGCACGGCGACCAACTGGCGGTCTATGGGATCGAGACGGCGCTGAAGATTTTGAAGGATCCGGCGGCGGCGACCGAAGACGTTCAGACGCCTGTCGATCTGGTCACCAAAGAGACGTTGGCCCAGTGA
- the rbsK gene encoding ribokinase codes for MSTPESTNRGAQIVVLGSINMDLVIRCSQLPRPGQTIIADSSAEVPGGKGANQAVAAARAGGNVSMIGRVGDDAFSSRLVENLQREQVATDGVLPTTETPSGLAIVAVESSGENSIVAVPGANARLSPADVATFADRICAADVLMLQLEVPIETVQAAIEVARQAGVRIVLDPAPMPATLDDSLLQVDLICPNESETEAIVGHPVSSDEEIDRAIASLHARGARQVILTLGSRGAVASDGTTIRRIDPTPIDPVDTTAAGDAFAGALAVRLAEGANLFEAAGFAAVAGALAATRSGAQPGMPTRTEIDQILQSQKS; via the coding sequence ATGAGCACGCCTGAGTCAACGAATCGAGGGGCGCAGATCGTGGTCCTCGGTTCGATCAACATGGATCTCGTGATCCGTTGCAGTCAATTGCCGCGGCCGGGGCAGACGATCATCGCCGATTCGTCGGCGGAAGTTCCCGGCGGCAAAGGGGCCAACCAAGCGGTCGCCGCTGCGCGAGCTGGCGGCAACGTGTCGATGATCGGCCGCGTTGGTGACGACGCGTTTTCGAGCCGCTTGGTCGAGAACCTACAACGCGAACAAGTCGCTACGGATGGAGTGCTCCCCACAACGGAAACGCCCAGCGGGCTGGCGATCGTGGCTGTTGAAAGCAGCGGCGAAAACTCGATCGTCGCCGTTCCCGGGGCCAACGCGCGGCTGTCCCCAGCCGATGTCGCGACGTTTGCCGATAGGATCTGCGCCGCCGATGTGCTGATGCTGCAACTGGAAGTCCCAATCGAAACCGTCCAAGCCGCGATCGAGGTCGCGCGACAAGCCGGAGTCAGGATCGTGCTGGACCCCGCTCCGATGCCAGCGACGTTGGACGACTCGCTACTGCAAGTCGATCTGATCTGCCCCAACGAATCGGAGACCGAGGCGATCGTCGGGCATCCGGTTTCAAGCGACGAAGAGATCGATCGCGCGATCGCCAGCCTGCACGCTCGAGGAGCCCGGCAGGTGATCCTGACGCTTGGGTCGCGCGGCGCGGTCGCTAGCGATGGGACGACAATTCGGCGGATCGATCCGACGCCGATCGATCCGGTCGACACGACAGCTGCTGGCGATGCGTTTGCCGGCGCGTTGGCGGTTCGCTTGGCCGAAGGAGCCAACTTGTTTGAAGCCGCCGGTTTTGCTGCCGTCGCCGGCGCATTGGCCGCGACACGCTCCGGAGCTCAGCCGGGCATGCCGACACGAACTGAAATCGATCAAATCTTGCAAAGTCAAAAATCATGA
- a CDS encoding nucleoside hydrolase translates to MIDRSRSLVLPLLLVSLCCLPAFSNADDEKRPVPLIFDTDIGNDVDDVLALGMIHSLQSRGECELLAVTITKDDPMAAPFTDAVNTFYGRGEIPIGVCRSGVTPGTGRFNGLASIKDGDEFRFPHDLESGKDAPDAVTVLRKALADAEDGSVVIAQVGFSTNLADLLKSKPDDVSPLNGTALVKKKVRLLSAMAGAFTKISGSKGPYDHKEYNIIKDIPAAQALATDWPTPILWSGFEIGLAVAYPHESIEQDYGYVPHHPLAEAYIAYNPPPHNRPTWDLTSVLIAVRPGRDYFGLSPRGTVTVADDGLTTFAPAEDGLHQYLTLTDAQKIRVVETLVLLSSEPPKQ, encoded by the coding sequence ATGATCGATCGTTCACGCTCTCTCGTCCTGCCGCTGTTGCTGGTATCGCTGTGCTGCTTGCCAGCGTTTTCGAATGCCGACGATGAAAAACGTCCCGTGCCGTTGATCTTTGACACCGACATCGGCAACGACGTCGACGATGTGCTGGCGTTGGGAATGATCCATTCGCTGCAGTCTCGCGGCGAGTGCGAACTGCTGGCCGTAACGATCACCAAAGACGATCCGATGGCCGCTCCCTTCACCGATGCCGTCAACACGTTTTATGGACGCGGAGAGATTCCGATCGGCGTTTGCCGCAGCGGCGTGACGCCTGGCACCGGGCGATTCAACGGCTTGGCATCGATCAAAGATGGCGATGAGTTCCGTTTCCCACACGACCTGGAATCGGGCAAAGACGCTCCCGACGCGGTGACTGTCTTGCGAAAGGCGCTGGCCGACGCGGAGGATGGCAGCGTGGTGATCGCTCAAGTCGGCTTTTCGACGAACCTAGCAGATCTGCTGAAGTCAAAACCGGACGATGTGAGCCCGTTGAACGGCACGGCCCTTGTCAAAAAGAAGGTTCGCCTGCTGTCGGCGATGGCTGGCGCATTCACCAAGATCTCCGGTTCCAAGGGCCCGTACGACCACAAGGAATACAACATCATCAAAGACATTCCGGCGGCTCAAGCCCTCGCCACCGATTGGCCAACGCCGATCCTCTGGAGCGGTTTTGAGATCGGTTTGGCTGTCGCTTACCCGCACGAAAGTATCGAGCAGGATTACGGCTACGTGCCGCATCATCCGTTGGCCGAAGCCTACATCGCTTACAATCCGCCACCCCACAATCGACCGACTTGGGATCTGACCAGCGTGCTGATCGCCGTCCGTCCGGGTCGCGATTATTTTGGGCTCTCCCCACGCGGCACGGTCACCGTCGCCGACGATGGGCTGACGACCTTCGCACCGGCGGAAGATGGCTTGCATCAATACCTGACGCTGACCGACGCCCAGAAGATCCGCGTCGTCGAAACCTTGGTCCTGTTGTCCAGCGAGCCACCGAAGCAATGA
- a CDS encoding nucleoside hydrolase, with amino-acid sequence MFDRFRCAAATLMLAWIGALPALAADDERRPVPLIFDTDIGNDVDDALALGMIHALQSRGECELLAVTITKDQPLAAPFADAVNTFYGRGEIPIGVCRSGKTPEPGRFTQLAKQKEGQRLRYPHDLLSGDDALDAVSVLRETLAAADDHSVVIAQVGFSTNLANLLKSKPDDVSPLDGEALVKQKVRLLSLMAGAFPKPAEAVGRLKDHKGYNIIKDIPSAQAVAHHWPTPLLWSGYEIGISLPYPHQSIQQDYGYVPHHPLAEAYVAFLPPPHNRPTWDLTSVLQVVRPNRNYFGISQPGSVAVADDGSTQFTPSPDGRHRYLTLTEDQKLRVIETLVLLSSEPPQR; translated from the coding sequence ATGTTCGATCGTTTTCGATGCGCCGCCGCGACGTTGATGCTGGCTTGGATTGGAGCCCTACCCGCGTTGGCAGCTGACGATGAAAGGCGGCCGGTGCCGCTGATTTTCGATACCGATATCGGCAACGATGTCGACGACGCGTTGGCGCTGGGGATGATCCATGCGTTGCAGTCGCGCGGCGAGTGCGAGCTGTTGGCCGTGACGATCACCAAAGATCAGCCGCTGGCCGCTCCGTTTGCCGATGCCGTCAACACGTTTTATGGACGTGGCGAGATTCCGATCGGTGTCTGCCGCAGTGGAAAAACTCCCGAACCGGGGCGATTCACGCAACTGGCGAAGCAGAAAGAAGGCCAGCGGCTCCGCTACCCGCACGATCTTTTGTCGGGAGACGATGCTCTCGATGCGGTCTCGGTTTTGCGAGAGACGTTGGCTGCGGCCGACGACCACAGCGTCGTGATCGCTCAAGTTGGCTTTTCGACCAACCTGGCGAACCTGCTGAAATCAAAACCGGACGACGTGAGTCCGTTGGACGGAGAAGCTCTTGTCAAACAGAAGGTCCGCTTGCTGTCGTTGATGGCTGGCGCATTTCCCAAGCCAGCCGAAGCGGTCGGTCGGCTGAAGGATCACAAGGGATACAACATCATCAAAGACATCCCGTCGGCGCAGGCGGTGGCTCACCACTGGCCGACGCCACTTTTGTGGAGTGGTTACGAGATCGGCATCTCGCTCCCCTACCCGCACCAAAGCATCCAGCAGGATTACGGTTACGTGCCGCATCATCCGCTAGCCGAAGCCTACGTCGCCTTCCTGCCGCCACCGCACAATCGTCCCACCTGGGATCTGACCAGCGTGCTGCAAGTCGTTCGCCCCAATCGCAACTACTTTGGTATCTCCCAACCCGGCAGCGTTGCGGTCGCCGACGATGGATCGACCCAGTTCACGCCGTCGCCCGACGGCCGCCACCGATACCTCACGCTGACCGAGGACCAAAAGCTCCGCGTGATCGAAACGCTGGTCCTCTTGTCCAGCGAACCGCCCCAACGTTGA
- a CDS encoding type IV toxin-antitoxin system AbiEi family antitoxin domain-containing protein yields the protein MTHAKPSSRLSSTLRATEIFRAHGGMMRMADAVRVGISRRTLYQMRDSGQLEQLARGLYRIADLPPLSEPDLVTVAQKVPQGVVYLISALAFHGLTTQIPHEVWIAIPRNSEPPRLAFPPTRAARLSDIAYQLGIERHNCDGVTVKVYSREKTLVDCFCRRNEIGLDVAIEAVKAYRTQKRTNFDLVMDYAKKLRAAKTMRPYLEALL from the coding sequence GTGACACACGCCAAACCGTCGTCTCGTCTTTCATCAACGCTTCGCGCGACGGAGATCTTTCGCGCTCATGGCGGCATGATGAGGATGGCCGATGCCGTGCGGGTGGGGATCAGTCGTCGAACGCTGTACCAAATGCGAGACTCTGGACAGCTGGAGCAGCTGGCCCGAGGACTCTATCGGATCGCAGACCTGCCGCCGCTTAGCGAACCCGACCTAGTCACGGTCGCACAGAAGGTCCCCCAGGGAGTCGTCTACCTGATTTCAGCACTCGCGTTCCATGGGCTGACGACGCAGATTCCGCATGAAGTGTGGATCGCGATACCGCGCAATAGCGAACCGCCCCGGCTGGCCTTTCCTCCGACGCGAGCGGCTCGGCTCAGCGACATCGCCTATCAACTTGGGATCGAAAGACACAACTGCGATGGCGTGACCGTGAAGGTCTACTCTCGCGAAAAAACGCTCGTCGATTGTTTCTGTCGCCGAAACGAGATCGGACTCGATGTCGCGATCGAAGCGGTCAAGGCATACCGGACTCAGAAGCGGACCAACTTTGACTTGGTCATGGACTACGCCAAGAAGCTACGAGCGGCAAAGACGATGCGGCCCTATCTGGAGGCGTTGTTGTGA
- a CDS encoding nucleotidyl transferase AbiEii/AbiGii toxin family protein has translation MERFLFRLSRSEHVDRFVLKGALMFRVWGTPQTRATRDIDLLARADNSVDSMTQIMRSVCEHAVAPDGVIFHGESVQGIAIKEDADYLGVRVTFLATIQNARLPMQIDIGFGDVVNPAAITIAYPTMLDFEPAKLIGYPRETVIAEKFEAMVKLGQLNSRMKDFYDILILSRQFAFDGESLATAISATFRNRATMAKANPPAFSNEFANDPGKQIQWASFIRKSKLSDVPDAIADAIREIAGFLNPIAKAIESNEPFAATWSPGSGWIQSQPPTNSE, from the coding sequence ATGGAACGCTTCTTGTTCCGGTTGTCTCGATCGGAACACGTCGATCGTTTCGTCCTGAAGGGAGCGCTCATGTTTCGTGTTTGGGGCACACCCCAGACACGTGCGACGCGCGATATCGACCTGCTGGCTCGGGCCGACAATTCAGTCGACTCAATGACACAGATCATGCGGTCGGTTTGCGAACATGCGGTTGCACCCGATGGCGTTATATTTCACGGCGAGAGCGTGCAAGGCATCGCGATCAAAGAAGATGCCGACTACTTAGGCGTACGCGTGACGTTTCTGGCGACGATCCAAAACGCTCGGTTGCCGATGCAAATCGATATTGGGTTTGGGGACGTTGTGAATCCAGCGGCAATAACGATCGCCTACCCCACGATGCTCGACTTTGAACCGGCCAAACTGATCGGTTACCCACGAGAAACCGTGATCGCTGAGAAGTTTGAAGCGATGGTAAAGCTCGGGCAACTCAACAGTCGCATGAAAGACTTCTACGACATCCTTATCTTGTCCCGGCAGTTTGCCTTCGATGGCGAGTCGCTTGCCACAGCGATCTCCGCGACGTTTCGAAATCGAGCGACGATGGCCAAGGCGAATCCGCCGGCATTCTCCAATGAGTTTGCCAACGATCCAGGGAAGCAAATCCAGTGGGCCAGCTTCATTCGCAAATCGAAGCTTTCGGATGTTCCCGATGCTATAGCTGACGCGATTCGTGAGATCGCTGGTTTCCTGAACCCCATCGCAAAAGCAATCGAGTCAAACGAGCCTTTCGCCGCCACCTGGTCTCCCGGCTCCGGATGGATTCAGTCGCAACCGCCCACCAACAGCGAGTAG
- a CDS encoding sulfatase family protein produces the protein MKPFFLRTFCQLAGCVFATLSFAQVLVAADPSRPNIVYILADDLGYGDLSCYNEQSKIPTPNVDRLATEGMRFTDAHTPSAVCTPTRYGILTGRYCWRTRLTKRVLDGLDPPLIDVDQVTVPGFLRDHGYSTHCVGKWHLGMQFTDREGKPVPAVPVDRRTPPRPGRDVDYEQPISGGPIDRGFDSFFGISASLNMPPLCFLRDDRPVILPTIDSPRMKTDFISVDAGMRSPDFTIASVMPRLAGEATDCIRQASETPDTPFFLYLPLTSPHLPVVPNQEYLGLSQAGLYGDFVVETDALVGAVIDELDRCGIADNTLVIFTSDNGGLYHAWDAAEADDVKHYRPSKRGESVRAMGHQGNRHLRGTKADIWEGGHRVPFVVRWPGKTPAGTVSDELIELTDLIATCAAMLGKPLPEGAGPDSFNMLPALLAAKPPQPVREFAVHHSLWGDFAIRQGPWKMIPQRGSGGFTRPREIDPDKEGGPVGQLYHLGDDPSETKNLWDQHPEVVAELSGRLQQIRDRE, from the coding sequence ATGAAGCCCTTCTTCCTGCGAACCTTCTGCCAATTGGCAGGCTGCGTTTTTGCAACCCTCAGCTTCGCTCAGGTCTTGGTTGCCGCCGATCCCTCGCGGCCCAATATCGTTTACATTCTGGCCGACGACCTCGGCTACGGCGACTTGAGTTGTTACAACGAGCAGTCGAAGATCCCGACCCCTAACGTTGACCGCTTGGCGACCGAAGGGATGCGTTTTACCGACGCGCACACGCCGTCGGCAGTTTGCACGCCGACGCGTTATGGAATTTTGACAGGCCGGTATTGCTGGCGGACTCGATTGACCAAACGTGTGCTCGATGGACTCGATCCGCCGCTGATCGACGTCGATCAAGTCACGGTTCCCGGCTTTCTTCGCGATCACGGCTACAGCACACACTGCGTCGGCAAGTGGCATCTGGGGATGCAATTTACCGATCGCGAGGGCAAGCCCGTGCCGGCGGTTCCGGTCGATCGACGCACGCCGCCGCGTCCGGGCCGCGATGTCGATTACGAACAACCGATCTCAGGCGGTCCGATCGACCGCGGGTTTGATTCCTTCTTTGGCATCTCGGCTTCCTTAAATATGCCGCCGTTGTGTTTTCTGCGCGACGATCGTCCGGTGATCCTACCGACGATCGATTCGCCTCGCATGAAGACCGACTTCATTTCGGTCGATGCCGGGATGCGGTCTCCCGATTTCACGATCGCCAGCGTCATGCCGCGCCTGGCGGGCGAAGCGACCGACTGCATTCGGCAAGCTAGCGAAACTCCCGACACGCCCTTTTTCCTCTACCTGCCCCTCACCTCGCCCCATCTGCCCGTCGTCCCCAATCAAGAGTATCTGGGACTCAGCCAAGCCGGACTCTATGGCGACTTTGTCGTCGAGACCGATGCCTTGGTCGGCGCGGTGATCGATGAACTCGATCGCTGCGGCATCGCCGACAACACGTTGGTGATCTTCACTTCCGACAACGGCGGTCTGTATCACGCCTGGGATGCTGCCGAAGCGGATGACGTGAAGCACTACCGTCCCAGCAAGCGCGGCGAGTCGGTTCGAGCGATGGGGCATCAGGGGAACCGGCACCTGCGTGGCACCAAAGCCGATATCTGGGAAGGGGGCCACCGCGTGCCGTTTGTTGTCCGTTGGCCGGGGAAGACGCCTGCGGGAACTGTCAGCGATGAATTGATCGAGCTGACCGATCTGATCGCCACCTGCGCGGCAATGCTTGGAAAACCTCTACCCGAAGGGGCGGGCCCCGACAGCTTTAACATGTTGCCAGCGCTGTTGGCCGCCAAGCCACCGCAGCCGGTCCGCGAATTTGCGGTCCACCATTCACTGTGGGGAGATTTTGCGATCCGGCAAGGACCGTGGAAGATGATCCCGCAACGCGGATCGGGCGGTTTTACGCGTCCGCGAGAGATCGACCCCGACAAAGAGGGAGGTCCTGTCGGTCAGTTGTATCACCTGGGCGATGATCCCTCGGAAACCAAGAACCTGTGGGATCAGCACCCCGAGGTCGTGGCGGAACTGAGTGGCAGATTGCAACAGATTCGCGATCGTGAATGA
- a CDS encoding M50 family metallopeptidase, with the protein MTLPLPCLSSPTHFMVIGRSIDRVLDALKWPIGAFAVLMLGPLCYATLRFAGRIWQHPWSLIWFVAGILAYAFAWRPFMRKWLKSDWMLTVEHELTHALFAVLTGHRVKSFQVTRKGGRVEVVGGSNWLIALAPYFFPTAPLILLLFAILMPLGTLLPWTGLFLGFSMAYHVRSTWTETHGAQTDFDQAGRWFTLAFLPSANLCAIGLVASFAVGGWDGMQQFTRDASTAIHWLVMLVPSALSWPVEESPMLDPAPVPDPVATDPRVIGLISVAAR; encoded by the coding sequence ATGACGCTTCCCCTTCCATGTCTTTCCTCCCCAACGCACTTTATGGTCATTGGCCGCAGCATCGATCGCGTTCTCGACGCACTGAAGTGGCCGATCGGAGCGTTTGCGGTACTGATGTTGGGCCCATTATGTTACGCCACGCTACGGTTCGCCGGGCGGATCTGGCAACACCCCTGGAGCCTGATCTGGTTCGTCGCCGGGATCCTCGCCTACGCGTTCGCATGGCGACCGTTCATGCGGAAATGGTTGAAGAGCGATTGGATGCTGACGGTCGAACATGAACTGACGCACGCGTTGTTTGCCGTGCTGACCGGGCATCGCGTGAAAAGCTTCCAAGTGACCCGCAAAGGGGGCCGAGTGGAAGTTGTGGGAGGATCGAATTGGTTGATTGCGTTGGCCCCGTATTTCTTCCCGACCGCCCCGTTAATCCTGTTACTGTTTGCGATCCTGATGCCCTTGGGAACGTTGCTGCCGTGGACGGGGCTGTTTCTCGGTTTTTCGATGGCCTATCACGTTCGATCGACGTGGACCGAAACCCATGGGGCACAGACCGATTTCGACCAGGCGGGCCGCTGGTTCACACTCGCCTTTCTGCCCTCGGCCAACCTCTGCGCCATCGGCCTGGTTGCCAGTTTCGCCGTCGGCGGTTGGGATGGCATGCAGCAATTCACTCGCGACGCGAGCACGGCGATTCATTGGTTGGTGATGCTGGTACCCTCAGCGCTCAGCTGGCCCGTCGAAGAATCCCCGATGCTCGATCCGGCCCCAGTGCCCGATCCCGTCGCGACCGACCCCAGGGTGATCGGATTGATTTCCGTGGCTGCTCGGTAA